The Streptomyces sp. NL15-2K genome contains a region encoding:
- a CDS encoding ABC transporter permease, protein MYDPTVARLTYRALLGRRRALILGALPLLLIAISVVVRGLAGADDQTASDLLGGLALATMVPIIGVIAGTGAIGPEIDDGSVVYLLSKPVKRPTIIFTKLIVAVAVTMVFSAVPTLIAGLILNGNGQQIAVAYTVAALVASIAYAALFLLLGTVSRHAVVFGLVYALVWEALFGSLVSGAKTLSVQQWSLAVAQKVAGGDIVTSDVGLPTATVLLVVVTVLATWYAGQKLRTLTLAGEE, encoded by the coding sequence ATGTACGACCCCACAGTCGCCCGGCTCACCTACCGGGCTCTGCTCGGCCGCCGCCGGGCCCTCATCCTGGGCGCCCTGCCGCTGTTGCTGATCGCCATCTCCGTGGTGGTACGCGGCCTGGCCGGCGCCGACGACCAGACCGCGTCGGACCTGTTGGGCGGGCTCGCGCTCGCCACCATGGTGCCGATCATCGGTGTCATCGCGGGTACGGGCGCGATCGGACCGGAGATCGACGACGGTTCGGTGGTGTATCTGCTGTCCAAGCCGGTGAAACGGCCGACGATCATCTTCACCAAGCTGATCGTCGCCGTCGCGGTGACGATGGTGTTCTCGGCGGTGCCGACGCTGATCGCGGGCCTGATCCTCAACGGCAACGGCCAGCAGATCGCCGTCGCCTACACGGTGGCCGCGCTGGTCGCCTCCATCGCGTATGCGGCGCTCTTCCTGCTGCTGGGGACGGTGTCCCGGCACGCGGTGGTGTTCGGGCTCGTCTACGCGCTGGTCTGGGAGGCCCTGTTCGGCTCCCTGGTGTCCGGGGCGAAGACGCTCAGCGTCCAGCAGTGGTCGCTGGCCGTGGCTCAGAAGGTCGCCGGCGGGGACATCGTGACCTCGGACGTCGGGCTGCCCACGGCGACGGTGCTGCTGGTCGTGGTGACCGTACTGGCCACCTGGTACGCCGGACAGAAGCTGCGGACGCTGACGCTCGCGGGCGAGGAATGA
- a CDS encoding ABC transporter ATP-binding protein: MTTLSIDHVSRWFGNVVAVNDITMTIGPGVTGLLGPNGAGKSTLINMMGGFLAPSTGTVTLDGQQVWRNENIYKHIGIVPEREAMYDFLTGREFVVANAELHGLGAKAAQKALATVEMEYAQDRKISTYSKGMRQRVKMASALVHNPSLLLLDEPFNGMDPRQRMQLMDLLRRMGDEGRTVLFSSHILEEVEQLAWHIEVVVAGRHAASGDFRKIRRLMTDRPHRYLVRSSDDRALAAALIADPSTSGIEVDQAEGALRIQAVDFGRFTALLPKVARDHGIRLLTVSPSDESLESVFSYLVAA, from the coding sequence GTGACCACGCTCTCCATCGACCACGTATCACGCTGGTTCGGCAACGTGGTCGCCGTCAACGACATCACCATGACCATCGGCCCCGGCGTCACCGGCCTCCTCGGACCCAACGGCGCCGGAAAGTCCACCCTCATCAACATGATGGGCGGCTTCCTGGCCCCGTCCACCGGCACCGTCACCCTCGACGGACAGCAGGTGTGGCGCAACGAGAACATCTACAAGCACATCGGCATCGTCCCAGAGCGGGAGGCGATGTACGACTTCCTCACCGGGCGCGAATTCGTCGTCGCCAACGCCGAGTTGCACGGCCTCGGCGCCAAGGCCGCCCAGAAGGCGCTGGCCACGGTCGAGATGGAGTACGCGCAGGACCGCAAGATCTCGACGTACTCCAAGGGCATGCGGCAGCGCGTGAAGATGGCGAGCGCGCTCGTTCACAACCCGTCGCTGCTCCTGCTCGACGAGCCGTTCAACGGCATGGACCCGCGCCAGCGCATGCAGCTGATGGACCTGCTCCGGCGCATGGGCGACGAGGGCCGCACGGTGCTGTTCTCGTCCCACATCCTCGAAGAGGTCGAGCAACTCGCCTGGCACATCGAGGTGGTCGTCGCCGGCAGGCACGCGGCCAGCGGCGACTTCCGCAAGATCCGCCGCCTGATGACCGACCGCCCGCACCGCTACCTCGTGCGCTCCAGCGACGACCGCGCCCTCGCGGCCGCGCTGATCGCCGACCCGTCCACGTCCGGCATCGAAGTAGACCAGGCCGAGGGCGCGTTGCGCATCCAGGCCGTCGACTTCGGCCGGTTCACGGCCCTGCTGCCGAAGGTCGCCAGGGACCACGGTATCCGGCTGCTCACGGTCTCGCCGTCCGACGAGTCCCTCGAGTCCGTCTTCTCGTATCTCGTCGCGGCGTAG
- a CDS encoding ABC transporter permease — MAVEHPTAAPSGDQTRIHNIGYRNYDGPRLGRSYATRSLYSQSLRGAYGLGRSVKSKVLPMLLFVVMCVPAAIMVAVAVATKANDLPLDYTRYAIVMQAVISLYVASQAPQSVSRDLRFKTVPLYFSRPIETADYVRAKYAALASAMFVLTAAPLLVLYVGALLAKLDFADQTKGFAQGLVSVALLSLLFAGLGLVIAAVTPRRGFGIAAVIAVLTISYGAVSTLQAIAEVQNSTGSIAWIGLFSPVTLIDGVQSAFLGAKSAFPGGVGPTNGEGVVYVLVTLGLIAACYGLLMRRYRKVGL, encoded by the coding sequence ATGGCGGTTGAGCACCCCACAGCGGCACCGTCGGGTGACCAGACCCGCATCCACAACATCGGGTACCGCAATTACGACGGCCCGCGCCTGGGCCGCTCCTACGCCACCCGTTCCCTGTACTCGCAGTCCCTGCGCGGCGCCTACGGCCTCGGCCGCTCGGTCAAGTCCAAGGTGCTGCCGATGCTGCTGTTCGTGGTGATGTGCGTGCCCGCGGCCATCATGGTCGCCGTCGCCGTCGCCACCAAGGCCAACGACCTGCCCCTCGACTACACGCGCTACGCGATCGTCATGCAGGCCGTGATCAGCCTGTACGTCGCCTCGCAGGCACCCCAGTCCGTCTCGCGCGACCTGCGCTTCAAGACCGTACCGCTGTACTTCTCGCGACCCATCGAGACCGCGGACTACGTGCGCGCGAAGTACGCGGCGCTGGCCTCGGCGATGTTCGTCCTCACCGCCGCCCCGCTGCTCGTGCTCTATGTGGGCGCCCTGCTCGCCAAGCTCGACTTCGCCGACCAGACCAAGGGTTTCGCACAGGGGCTGGTCTCCGTGGCACTGCTCTCGCTGCTCTTCGCCGGCCTCGGCCTGGTCATCGCCGCGGTCACCCCGCGTCGCGGCTTCGGCATCGCGGCCGTGATCGCCGTCCTGACCATCTCCTACGGCGCCGTCTCCACACTCCAGGCCATCGCCGAGGTGCAGAACAGCACCGGATCCATAGCCTGGATCGGTCTGTTCTCGCCGGTCACGCTCATCGACGGAGTGCAGTCCGCGTTCCTCGGCGCGAAATCGGCGTTCCCCGGAGGCGTCGGTCCGACGAACGGGGAGGGCGTGGTCTACGTTCTCGTCACCCTGGGCCTGATCGCCGCCTGCTACGGCCTCCTGATGCGCCGCTACCGAAAGGTCGGACTGTGA
- a CDS encoding ABC transporter ATP-binding protein produces MIATESLSKRFPRVTALDRLSVDVGPGVTGLVGANGAGKSTLIKILLGLSPATEGRAEVLGLDVATKGADIRERVGYMPEHDCLPPDVSATEFVVHMARMSGLPPTAARERTADTLRHVGLYEERYRPIGGYSTGMKQRVKLAQALVHDPQVVFLDEPTNGLDPVGRDEMLGLIRRIHTDFGISVLVTSHLLGELERTCDHVVVIDGGKLLRSSSTTDFTQTTTTLAIEVTDTDEHPDGTRAVRDALHARGVDVLDSGGGLPGAGHVLLLTAQGEETYDLVRDVVADLGLGLVRMEQRRHHISEVFTNDDESSDAQRKEAVGHGG; encoded by the coding sequence GTGATCGCGACCGAAAGCCTGAGCAAGCGGTTCCCCCGGGTAACCGCGCTTGACCGGCTCTCCGTGGACGTCGGGCCCGGTGTGACCGGACTCGTCGGAGCCAATGGAGCCGGCAAGTCCACACTGATCAAGATCCTGCTGGGTCTGTCCCCCGCCACCGAGGGCCGTGCCGAAGTGCTCGGACTCGATGTCGCCACCAAGGGCGCCGACATCCGCGAGCGGGTCGGCTACATGCCGGAGCACGACTGCCTGCCGCCCGACGTCTCGGCCACCGAGTTCGTCGTCCACATGGCACGCATGTCCGGCCTGCCGCCGACCGCAGCCCGCGAGCGCACCGCGGACACCCTGCGCCACGTCGGTCTGTACGAGGAGCGCTACCGCCCCATCGGCGGCTACTCCACCGGCATGAAGCAGCGCGTGAAGCTCGCCCAAGCCCTCGTCCACGACCCGCAGGTGGTCTTCCTGGACGAGCCGACCAACGGCCTCGACCCGGTCGGCCGTGACGAGATGCTCGGCCTGATCCGCCGCATCCACACCGACTTCGGCATCTCCGTCCTGGTCACCTCCCACCTGCTGGGCGAGCTGGAGCGCACCTGCGACCACGTCGTCGTCATCGACGGCGGCAAGCTCCTGCGCTCCAGCTCCACCACCGACTTCACACAGACCACGACGACCCTGGCGATCGAGGTCACCGACACCGACGAGCACCCGGACGGCACCCGCGCGGTGCGTGACGCGCTCCACGCGCGCGGGGTGGACGTCCTCGACAGCGGCGGCGGCCTGCCGGGCGCCGGCCACGTACTGCTGCTCACCGCGCAGGGTGAGGAGACGTACGACCTGGTGCGCGACGTGGTCGCCGACCTCGGCCTCGGCCTGGTGCGCATGGAACAGCGCAGGCACCACATCTCGGAGGTCTTCACGAACGACGACGAGAGCAGCGACGCACAGCGGAAGGAGGCGGTCGGCCATGGCGGTTGA
- a CDS encoding SDR family oxidoreductase — MTQGPLEGARERWVRTGGVELCVVELGDPSGPTVVLVHGYPDSKEVWSEVASRLAERFHVVLYDVRGHGRSTAPRPLRGGFTLEKLTDDFLAVADAVSPDRPVHLVGHDWGSVQCWEFVTVARTEGRIASFTSMSGPSLDHLGHWINKRLRRPTPRRVGQLLGQGAKCWYVYLLHTPVLPELAWRGPLGKHWPRILERVEKTPGGTYPTSSLPTDAAHGAWLYRDNLRARLRRPRTDAYAHAPVQLITPLKDRFLSEELHDELELWAPRLTRRTLPARHWVPRTRPDQLAAWVTQFVTTVEGGSPAPKATGRHADRFGGQLVLVTGAGSGIGRATVFAFADAGARVVAVDRDAEAATRTAELSRLIGAPEAWAETVDVSDGRAMEKLAEKVAAEYGVVDVLVNNAGIGLSGSFFDTTVEDWKKVLDVNLWGVIHGCRLFGGQMAERGQGGHIVNTASAAAYQPSRALPAYSTSKAAVLMLSECLRAELAGQGIGVTAVCPGFVNTNITSTARFAGVDADEEKRRQKRTARLYGLRNYPPEKVADAILRAVVRNEAVVPVTPEARGARLMSRFAPRALRAIARLEPPL; from the coding sequence GTGACACAGGGGCCTCTTGAGGGTGCGCGGGAGCGCTGGGTGCGGACCGGCGGGGTCGAGCTGTGCGTCGTCGAGCTGGGGGACCCTTCGGGACCGACGGTCGTCCTGGTGCACGGGTACCCGGACAGCAAGGAAGTGTGGTCCGAGGTCGCGTCACGGCTGGCCGAGCGTTTCCATGTGGTGCTGTACGACGTCCGCGGCCATGGCCGGTCCACGGCACCGCGGCCGCTGCGCGGCGGATTCACGCTGGAGAAGCTGACGGACGACTTCCTCGCCGTCGCCGACGCGGTCAGCCCGGACCGCCCGGTGCACCTGGTGGGGCACGACTGGGGCTCGGTGCAGTGCTGGGAGTTCGTCACCGTCGCGCGCACCGAGGGCCGGATCGCCTCGTTCACCTCGATGTCCGGGCCGTCCCTCGACCACTTGGGCCACTGGATCAACAAGCGGCTCAGGCGCCCCACCCCACGCCGGGTCGGCCAACTGCTCGGCCAGGGCGCCAAGTGCTGGTACGTGTACCTGCTGCACACGCCCGTGCTGCCCGAACTGGCCTGGCGCGGCCCGCTCGGCAAACACTGGCCGAGGATCCTGGAGCGCGTCGAGAAGACTCCCGGCGGCACCTACCCGACCTCGTCGCTGCCGACGGACGCGGCACACGGAGCGTGGCTGTACCGGGACAACCTACGTGCCCGGTTGCGCCGCCCTCGTACGGACGCCTACGCGCACGCGCCCGTGCAGCTCATCACGCCTCTCAAGGACCGGTTTCTGTCGGAGGAACTCCATGACGAGCTGGAGCTGTGGGCTCCGCGGCTGACCCGCCGCACCCTCCCGGCCCGGCACTGGGTGCCCCGCACCCGGCCCGACCAGTTGGCGGCCTGGGTCACGCAGTTCGTCACGACCGTAGAGGGAGGAAGTCCCGCACCCAAAGCGACCGGCCGGCACGCCGACCGCTTCGGCGGGCAGCTCGTCCTGGTCACCGGTGCGGGCAGCGGCATCGGACGGGCCACGGTGTTCGCGTTCGCGGACGCCGGCGCACGCGTGGTGGCCGTCGACCGGGACGCGGAGGCCGCCACCCGCACCGCCGAGCTGTCCCGGCTGATCGGTGCCCCGGAGGCGTGGGCGGAGACTGTCGACGTCTCCGACGGGCGGGCCATGGAGAAACTCGCCGAGAAGGTCGCCGCCGAGTACGGCGTGGTGGATGTCCTGGTGAACAACGCCGGGATCGGCCTGTCCGGATCGTTCTTCGACACGACTGTCGAGGACTGGAAGAAGGTCCTCGACGTCAATCTGTGGGGTGTGATCCATGGCTGCCGCCTCTTCGGTGGGCAGATGGCCGAGCGTGGGCAGGGCGGTCACATCGTCAACACCGCGTCGGCGGCGGCGTACCAGCCCTCCAGGGCGTTGCCCGCCTACAGCACCTCCAAGGCGGCCGTGCTGATGCTGAGCGAGTGCCTGCGCGCGGAGCTGGCGGGCCAGGGCATCGGGGTGACCGCGGTATGTCCGGGCTTCGTCAACACCAACATCACCTCCACCGCCCGCTTCGCGGGCGTCGACGCCGACGAGGAGAAGCGACGCCAGAAGCGGACCGCCCGCCTGTACGGGTTGCGGAACTACCCGCCGGAGAAGGTCGCCGACGCGATCCTGCGGGCGGTCGTCCGCAATGAAGCCGTCGTCCCCGTGACGCCCGAGGCGCGCGGCGCCCGCCTCATGTCCCGCTTCGCGCCCCGGGCTCTGCGGGCGATCGCACGGCTGGAACCGCCACTGTGA
- a CDS encoding MerR family transcriptional regulator, whose protein sequence is MTDAADRSAYRIEDLAHLSGATVRTIRAYQDRGLLPRPERRGRANVYADAHLVRLRRIADLLDRGYTLASIKELLEAWDAGRGLGGVLGLVAEVDGPWTDEEAVRISRDELVERFGGVPDDAAIAEAVELGVLEPVPGDDDSFLVPSPQELAVAVELHAAGMPLSAISGHLRELRGQVEHIADRFLEFTTEHVFARYLGGSHHPTDADAAEAASLVRRLRPLAQQTVEAELARAMRLFAVRYLRQRLGADETPPLEDRRRSVAIPAETMRAVEALVGPERAAEFIRLAAEREVRARALDRLGPSHGSSVDLGETP, encoded by the coding sequence GTGACCGACGCGGCGGACCGGTCCGCCTACCGGATCGAGGACCTCGCGCACCTCAGCGGCGCCACGGTCCGCACCATCCGCGCCTACCAGGACCGTGGGCTCCTCCCCCGTCCCGAGCGCCGTGGCCGTGCCAACGTCTACGCGGACGCCCATCTCGTCCGCCTGCGCCGGATCGCCGACCTCCTCGACCGCGGCTACACCCTGGCCTCCATCAAGGAGCTCCTGGAGGCGTGGGATGCCGGCCGGGGCCTCGGTGGGGTGCTCGGGCTGGTCGCCGAGGTGGACGGTCCATGGACCGACGAGGAAGCGGTACGGATCTCGCGCGACGAGTTGGTCGAACGGTTCGGCGGCGTCCCCGACGACGCGGCGATCGCCGAAGCCGTGGAGCTGGGCGTGCTCGAGCCGGTGCCCGGCGACGACGACTCCTTTCTCGTACCAAGTCCCCAAGAGCTCGCCGTGGCAGTCGAGTTGCATGCCGCGGGTATGCCGTTGTCCGCGATCTCGGGCCATCTGCGGGAGTTGAGGGGTCAGGTCGAGCACATAGCGGACCGTTTCCTGGAGTTCACGACCGAGCACGTCTTCGCCCGCTACCTCGGCGGTTCCCATCACCCGACCGACGCGGACGCGGCCGAGGCCGCCTCGCTCGTACGACGGCTGCGCCCGCTCGCGCAGCAGACGGTGGAAGCGGAACTCGCCCGGGCGATGCGCCTGTTCGCGGTCCGGTACCTGCGGCAGCGGCTCGGTGCGGACGAGACGCCCCCTCTTGAGGACCGGCGGCGTTCCGTCGCGATTCCGGCCGAGACAATGCGGGCCGTGGAGGCTCTGGTTGGCCCGGAGCGGGCGGCGGAGTTCATCAGGCTGGCAGCCGAACGGGAGGTGCGGGCACGCGCCTTGGACCGGCTCGGCCCAAGTCACGGATCATCAGTTGATCTTGGTGAAACCCCGTGA
- a CDS encoding RNA 2'-phosphotransferase, with product MDERRTVKVSKYLSKHLRHQPERIGLTLDEGGWVEIDTLIAAAASHGFRFTRDELNHVVAANDKQRFAIDGTRIRASQGHSIDIDLGLAPATPPPYLYHGTVARSLDAIRAEGLRPMNRHDVHLSPDRETATRVGARRGRPVVLSVDAGAMHRDGHVFHVSANGVWLTKAVPPRYLRFPEAH from the coding sequence ATGGATGAAAGACGTACCGTGAAGGTGTCGAAGTACCTCTCGAAGCATCTGCGGCACCAACCCGAGCGGATCGGGCTCACGCTGGACGAGGGCGGCTGGGTGGAGATCGACACACTGATCGCCGCGGCGGCCTCGCACGGATTCCGGTTCACCAGAGACGAGCTGAACCACGTGGTCGCCGCCAACGACAAGCAGCGCTTCGCCATCGACGGCACCCGGATCCGCGCCAGCCAGGGCCACAGCATCGATATCGATCTCGGACTCGCGCCGGCAACCCCGCCGCCGTACCTCTACCACGGCACCGTGGCCCGCTCCCTGGACGCGATTCGCGCCGAGGGGCTCAGGCCCATGAACCGGCACGACGTGCACCTCTCACCCGACCGTGAGACCGCCACCCGGGTCGGCGCCCGCCGCGGCCGGCCCGTCGTGCTGTCGGTGGACGCGGGCGCCATGCACCGCGACGGCCATGTCTTCCACGTGAGCGCCAACGGAGTGTGGCTGACCAAGGCCGTACCGCCGCGGTATCTGCGGTTTCCGGAGGCGCACTGA
- a CDS encoding LLM class flavin-dependent oxidoreductase produces the protein MSLRLSTVILPYRRWHEGGREPWQRAEQLGFHTAYTYDHLSWRSFRDGPWFGAVPTLTAAASVTDRMRLGTLVTSPNFRHPVTLAKELISLDDISGGRFTLGIGAGGTGFDATALAQEPWTPRERADRFAEFVPLLDRLLSEDSVSYEGDFYSAHEARNIPGCVQRPRLPFAVAATGPRGLKLAARHGQAWVTTGDPRLYENGTPEQSVRAIHAQAERLADACAVLGRDAGALDKILLTGFTPDRGRPLQSLDAFVDFAGRHQELGFTEIVIHWPIPDSDFAADEKVFEQIAMEAPAQLR, from the coding sequence ATGAGTCTGCGTCTGAGCACTGTGATCCTCCCGTACCGCCGCTGGCACGAGGGGGGTCGCGAGCCATGGCAGCGCGCGGAGCAGCTGGGCTTCCACACCGCCTACACCTACGACCACCTGTCCTGGCGCAGCTTCCGGGACGGCCCGTGGTTCGGTGCCGTGCCGACGCTGACCGCCGCGGCGTCCGTCACCGACCGGATGCGCTTGGGCACCCTGGTGACATCGCCGAACTTCCGGCATCCGGTGACCCTCGCCAAGGAGCTGATCTCCCTGGACGACATCTCCGGCGGCCGGTTCACGCTCGGCATCGGAGCGGGCGGCACCGGCTTCGACGCGACCGCGCTCGCGCAGGAGCCGTGGACCCCACGCGAGCGCGCCGATCGCTTCGCCGAGTTCGTCCCGCTGCTGGACCGGCTGCTCAGCGAGGACTCTGTGTCGTATGAGGGTGACTTCTACTCGGCGCACGAGGCGCGCAACATTCCGGGCTGTGTGCAGCGCCCCCGGCTGCCCTTCGCTGTGGCGGCGACCGGGCCGCGGGGACTCAAGCTCGCCGCGCGTCACGGACAGGCGTGGGTGACCACCGGCGACCCCCGGCTGTACGAGAACGGCACTCCCGAACAGTCGGTTCGAGCCATTCACGCACAGGCCGAGCGGCTGGCCGACGCATGCGCCGTGCTGGGCCGCGATGCCGGCGCGCTGGACAAGATCCTGCTCACCGGCTTCACCCCGGACCGTGGCCGTCCGCTCCAGTCCCTCGACGCGTTCGTGGACTTCGCGGGCCGACACCAGGAGCTGGGCTTCACCGAGATCGTGATCCACTGGCCCATCCCGGACTCGGACTTCGCCGCGGACGAGAAGGTCTTCGAGCAGATCGCCATGGAGGCACCGGCCCAGCTGCGATGA
- a CDS encoding Cof-type HAD-IIB family hydrolase, with translation MTSATRQPETPAATVPPRLIATDLDGTLLRDDKSVSPRTVAALAAAEEAGIEVFFVTGRPARWMDVVSDHVHGHGLAICGNGAAVVDLHGGPGTHRFVKVRELERENALDAVRLLREAAPGTVYAVEQTYGFHQEPDYPKLHMEIPDDLAPAEDLLAPDGPGAAEPVLKILAYHPTLDPDAFLTLARLAIGERANVTRSSPSALLEISGPGVSKASTLALCCAERGISHEEVVAFGDMPNDVEMLTWAGRSYAMGNAHPDVIEAASGQTVANNDDGVAVVIEQLLAERE, from the coding sequence GTGACCTCAGCGACTCGACAGCCCGAGACCCCGGCCGCCACCGTCCCGCCGCGGCTGATCGCCACCGATCTCGACGGCACCCTGCTGCGCGACGACAAGTCGGTCTCCCCGCGCACGGTCGCGGCCCTCGCCGCCGCCGAGGAGGCGGGCATCGAGGTCTTCTTCGTCACCGGTCGCCCGGCGCGCTGGATGGACGTCGTCAGCGACCATGTCCACGGCCATGGCCTGGCGATCTGTGGCAACGGCGCCGCGGTGGTCGACCTGCACGGCGGCCCCGGCACCCACCGGTTCGTCAAGGTGCGGGAGCTGGAGCGGGAGAACGCGCTGGACGCCGTACGGCTGCTGCGCGAGGCGGCGCCGGGGACGGTGTACGCGGTGGAGCAGACGTACGGCTTCCACCAGGAGCCGGACTATCCGAAGCTGCACATGGAGATCCCCGACGATCTCGCGCCCGCCGAGGACCTGTTGGCGCCGGACGGCCCCGGCGCCGCCGAGCCGGTGCTCAAGATCCTGGCCTACCACCCCACGCTCGACCCGGACGCCTTCCTCACCCTCGCCCGCCTCGCGATCGGTGAGCGAGCCAACGTCACCCGCTCCAGCCCCAGCGCCCTGCTGGAGATCAGCGGCCCCGGTGTCTCCAAGGCCAGCACGCTCGCCCTGTGCTGTGCCGAGCGCGGCATCTCGCACGAGGAGGTCGTCGCCTTCGGGGACATGCCGAACGACGTCGAGATGCTCACCTGGGCGGGCCGGTCGTACGCGATGGGCAACGCGCATCCGGACGTGATCGAGGCCGCGTCCGGACAGACGGTGGCCAACAACGATGACGGGGTGGCGGTCGTGATCGAACAGCTGCTGGCGGAGCGTGAGTAG
- a CDS encoding M23 family metallopeptidase, which produces MRSPRRHLLLVPALLCALAGLAGRPAFASDGGGHGAADTGISAQVARLYEDAAVATQQYEAGRREAEAQRGRAERYEALLDRERRDIAVLHEDLGRIARAQYRSGGGLPLTAQMIVAEDPDELMRGQRAVWQADLAVNNAIDKSRRAEARLAADEAKAAAAWEALERRNTELAGIKKGIEEKLEAAQWQLQGQADASVAAGACRGAVRLDQPRTDFTSAWVAPVETYTLSAAYGSGGARWANRHTGQDFAVPIGTPVRAVGAGRVVKVSCGGAFGIEAVIAHAGGYYTQYAHLAAAAVDQGEQVSTGQWIGQSGSTGNSTGPHLHFEVRLTPQMGSAVDPVPWLSAREVNLD; this is translated from the coding sequence ATGCGCTCACCTCGCCGCCACCTGCTGCTCGTTCCGGCGCTGCTGTGCGCGTTGGCCGGGCTCGCTGGCCGCCCCGCCTTCGCCTCCGACGGCGGCGGCCACGGTGCCGCCGACACTGGGATCAGTGCGCAGGTGGCCCGGCTGTACGAGGACGCGGCCGTGGCGACGCAGCAGTACGAGGCGGGGCGGCGCGAGGCCGAGGCGCAGCGGGGGCGGGCCGAGCGCTATGAGGCGCTGCTCGATCGCGAGCGGCGCGACATCGCCGTCCTGCACGAGGATCTGGGCCGGATCGCGCGGGCCCAGTACCGCAGTGGCGGCGGTCTCCCGCTCACCGCGCAGATGATCGTCGCGGAAGACCCCGATGAGCTGATGCGCGGTCAGCGGGCCGTGTGGCAGGCGGATCTGGCCGTCAACAACGCGATCGACAAGAGCCGTCGGGCCGAGGCACGGCTCGCCGCGGACGAGGCGAAGGCGGCGGCGGCCTGGGAGGCGCTTGAGCGGCGGAACACCGAACTCGCCGGCATCAAGAAGGGCATCGAGGAGAAGCTCGAGGCGGCGCAGTGGCAGTTGCAGGGCCAGGCCGACGCGTCCGTCGCGGCCGGCGCCTGCCGTGGTGCCGTCCGGCTCGACCAGCCGCGGACGGACTTCACGAGCGCGTGGGTCGCGCCGGTGGAGACGTACACGCTGTCAGCGGCATACGGCAGCGGCGGCGCGCGCTGGGCGAACCGGCACACCGGGCAGGATTTCGCGGTGCCGATCGGCACTCCGGTGCGGGCGGTGGGCGCCGGCCGCGTGGTGAAGGTGTCGTGCGGCGGCGCCTTCGGCATCGAGGCCGTGATCGCGCACGCCGGCGGCTACTACACGCAGTACGCCCACCTCGCCGCCGCTGCCGTGGACCAGGGCGAGCAGGTGAGTACCGGGCAGTGGATCGGACAGTCGGGCAGCACCGGCAACTCCACCGGGCCGCATCTGCACTTCGAGGTGCGGCTCACGCCGCAGATGGGGTCGGCGGTGGATCCGGTGCCGTGGCTGTCGGCACGAGAAGTGAACCTCGACTAG